AATACACACCTTTGTCATTTTGTAAAAGAGTGGACAAGGAGGGTAAAGGAGGATATTCGAGGAAGTTCCTTACATAGTTTTAGGTGGACAACGGAAAGCATCCCCATTGGAAGTTCGGGCGCGTCATAACCCATTTCCATTAAAGCATATCTACATTCGAAACAGCTGGTTTGAGGACTTCAGAGTAAAAAGACGGTAGAAAGTCTAATGCCTGGAGAAGAAACCATACTTGTAAATCTCTTGACTGCATAAAACCATCATGAAATTTGCAACCATCGGCTCAAGTTTGCAATGTGTGGCAGCAACTCCCAATTGGCGAAGCCCAAGCCCTCCATGCCTCACATCAACTCCGTCGTCCTGTTCAGAGTAACAAACGTTTCACATGGCAGAATAACATTGCAAAAAGAAGGAAATGAGACATGGTACCATGTCTATAGGGTAAAACTTCAGCGGCTTCTTCTggattttcttctctctttcccatggttcaaactcATTTCCAGTTGCTTCCTCAAAAAGCCTCACAAACTCCTTGACAGCGTTGTCCACATTATCCCACTCTTCAAGCCTTTCCTCCGCATTAGGGTCATCGCCAACTTTCCCTTtcttgtagtataaatgcaggTTGCTCTCTGGTACCGTAATAAGTTGCATGATGGAATAACTGCAGaagaaacttgaaaattaaGGCCACTTGATATCATCACAAATAAACTCAAATAACTGGAGAGGGTCTAATTTACTCGTTCAGTTTTCTGCCTAGATCACAACGAGAAAAGGCGCAGTTGTATAATATGCTGTCTCTCTCAAAGATCTTCCCATCTCGCTCCCTCAATTTACTATCCTTGTGGACACTTCTCTTCCCATACATCTTCAGCTGCAGTCATATACGATGTTGTTGTGTTAACAGATATAAATATTCACatgaaatttcaaatggagtGCTATAGATATCTTTGAGGTAAAAATTCTGTACTTCTGTCAAAAGGGACTCAAGTGCCTCTTCGCTTGGATCCATTTTGTCCCATGGAACTCCTCTTCCATCAGGAGCAAGATCACTAACAATATCATAAGCTTCGAGAGGCTGGGGTTCTTGTTTCTCGATGCTGTCTTTCAGCCATGCTTCGCTTACTACAGGAATGCCTCTTTCCCTGCAAAAGGGTCAGAACTCTCAAGTGATACTTCTCACATGAAAATTCCAGAACACCGCTATTTTCACAGCAGAATTAATAGGGGAACTCAAAAACACTGCTATTCTCATGGTGGAATTAATGGTAATGCTGGGAGACAATTTCTTATCCTCCTTATGGGCAACAGGACAGCAATACACTCAAGGAGACCTATTGCATAACTCAAGAGAAATTTTCAATGCTTAGGGCCAAGGGAAAGAAACCATTACGCACATTGCTTCAGCAAGTTTACCAGTGCCGCCTCTGTCTCGCTCCGCAGGGGATGCAATCAGGCAAGTTGCACCTACAAGTGTTTGTAATACCAATTACAAGTCTAGACAGAGTACACTTCCATCTGCAGCAAATATGTATACAAGACAAACACAAATTACCAATCACATGGTTGGCAAGTTTTCCTCCATgtttttctatttcttttctCCAGTATTGCTGCAAATATTGATACACAATCAGTAAGCACCACAAATTGGCAAATGCGCAACTGATAACGACAACATGACTGCATGATACATACATGAGATGCACTAAGACGGCCCATAAGCGAGATCAATATCCCAGTAAAAGGCTTAACTGGGATGCTTAAATCCTTGTGAGGACGGCGACTTGGGTCCTCGTAATTCTTTAGCAACTAAACCACAGATGAGCTAGTTAAGTTGACATAGACATTAGGGGGCATAACATATCAGACGcactaaaaagaaaagaagaggcaacTGCGAATTACATCGGATGCAGGAGAGTTGAGGACACTATCTGGCAACTTGATTGGTTCTTGTTTCCTTGGCGGATTCTTTGTATTAAATGTACAAGTTGCCCACTCACTATAAGATCCAGTGCAAAAATAGCGTATAACCCTGAACTCCAAATCCCCATTGCATGCTGGACATTTATCTAATGGACCATAAAACAGCAAGTCTTGGCTGTCCAAACATCGAATCAAATATGATTAACAGTTGCAAATAATCATGCAATACTCCATTACATTAGCAAATAAAATTAATTGCAAACAAAAATGGACTAACCATTTTCGTAGAATGGTGGAATCAGAGCCGGAGGAGTCCTGGCCATTAGCTTCCAAGATTTCGCGCATCTGTTCGGTTGAAAGGTTGTCTTTGACCGCTGTGCAGAGCTTCTCATACTCGGCAACTACGTTCTCCGCGGACTTTCCATTTGCGTTGTCACCTTCAGATTTGGCCTTCTTTGGAGACTGCTCTGCCTCATGAGCCTTGTTCTCGGCTTTCTGCTTCCTCGTCGTCACTTTGTCCTCCTCAGCATTTCCATGAGAATGAGACCTTGTCTCATGGACCTTGATAACGTTTAGTTTACACAAAACATATAGTTAGTAAGCTGCTAAGCTGCTAACGGCCTTATATTACCCTTAACCCTACTCTTAAAAGAAGGAAATGGGGAGAAATTTTAACATTATAGCTACACTTTTTGCCTTTTTTTCCCTTAATATTCTTGCAGATATAAAAAAGCTAAAGTTAAACAAAGAGTGCCAAATTTTACCTAAGTAACAAAGAAACACCTGGCGTAATTGGATTAAAAGGTAGGAAtaagatcctctccggatcctcctTGTAGGGATCTAAGGATCAATCAATCGTATCCGTTCATCATGCGATTAAcagtatttaaaaaatttaatttcaaattgCATATAAATAGTTATTAACAGAAACTGACCAcagtacgatgaacggacacgattgatTCATCTCCAGATCCCCACAAAGATCCTTGTAGGGATCTAAGGATCAATCAATCGTATCCGTTCATCATGCGATTAAcagtatttaaaaaatttaatttcaaattgCATATAAATAGTTATTAACAGAAACTGACCAcagtacgatgaacggacacgattgatTCATCTccggatccccacaaagaggatccagagAGTATCCTTGCCCTAAAAGGTAAAGGTTGTAACTAGTAttccatcaatttttttttttaactctagGTACTTTTCTAAAAGTATTCATAATTTGttcttccttgtctttgtttttggCTGTATATTCTCTTATTAAGATCCTATGAATAATTCAATAATGTTTCAAGAAAAACTAGAACCCAGTGTTTTATGGCCGGGAAGAAATCCTCCTAACCTTCTGGAAGAACCCACTAGCTAGCATAAATTTGTAAAACATAATACccttcctttaatttttttttacttaagtTTAAAATATTAGTTACAAAGAACTTCAGATATTAGTTACAATATTTCTATGTATTTGACACAATCACCATCTCGACGGTGAGATGATAATTGTAATATATTCATATGAATTATTGTGACTTGTAAGATGTTCTGATTGTATAAATATATTCTCGTCAATCCCAAAAgatattttcaaaatttggcTCAGAAGAATTTAATAAACTCAGGTTCACAATTTACATGAACAAATAAACCAGAATTGGTGTTGCAATAACAGTAACACCAAGAGCTTCAACTAGACAACAAAGTAAGGGCTGAAACACATACCTTCATATTTCAGCAACAAGTTCTTCTGCAGGAACAGATTTAAGAACTGGATATTTTTTTCTGCACAATCTACAACTTACGCTTTGGTGGAATTGTATTTTTACAACAGCAAAACAACAGGTCGAAATAGTTGAGCATGGCTGGGGGATATAAGCAGATGAAGACACCCCAAAAGGACACGTACATTCCTTTCCTGCAGGGCCTTCGGTTTCTCTGTCGTTTCATTTGTGCGACAGGTGTTGTGGTATTAAACGTGTCCATCTCGGAAGTTTTAAGCCGCTTCGGCCTTTTGACATGTGGAAATCTAACAGTTGAATGTGAGAGACTTTGCCCTACTCTTGCATGCAAAATCCATGTTTAATTTTTCTGCATATTTTGAGTGTTACAAGATtaaatttcctttttgtttaattCTTGCTGAGATTTTGTATAACACGGCTTTGTCTCCTCGGGACTTGTGGGGATGAGGCCAAAAGTAGCACAAACAAGGGTTGGAGTTGTCGAGGTCAAGGTGTTGGAAGTTATCATGTTTTATTTGATTgcttaaatgttaaaatggCGTTTGCGTTCTATtctattaataaatttattacAGTTAATCAATTCAGTCTAATCTGTAAAAGTTCTCTTAAAAGgcatttaaaattatttaaaaaaaattgaaatacacattaaaaattttaaatagaaaaaaagaCAGCATAAATCACCACCCCACCTTATTCCAGCCGTCACCCCTCTCTCGATCTGGTCATTCTGTTCTTGAGAGCTAATCGCGCGTTGTTCTCCCCGACATGTCACATTGTTGGTGTCACCCCAACCGCATCATTACGCTGCCCATCACAAGAAATTATTAGATGGTACAGTGTTACCACTTGCCACTGACAGCCAGTATCCACCAATAAATGCATGACATGTGGCAAAGTAATTAATAAATGGAAATTGATGGCTAGGTTTTACATGATTCTAATGCAGTTAGGTCTCTACCAAAACCAGAACTGTTGCCCGCCTCGTCTACACCCTCATTTTCCCCAAAACCGATTCCTCGTATCCCATTTTCCTTTTCCGcccaaaaccaaaaactttTGCCACCTCCCTGTTTACTTGAATTTCatcccataattttttttttttgaacaaacaatagtaTCTAAACTAAGGGGATCAGGGAGAGGACTAAGTCTTGTAATGGACTTGCCATAATATTATGGTTAAACTTcgcatttggcgagaatcgaacctaaaacctctcatttaTAAGCGTagaagaatactactagaccgtagtattaaaTGGCCAGGCTCATCCCAAAATTAAAACCCACAAACtgcaaaacccagaaatctCAAGCTACATGTACTGGAGTTTTTTCTTGAATCTAACTGGAATTTAATATTTTTGCTTGAATCTGACTCTAATTTGGTATTTTTGCTACAAAACTGATTTGACACGCCTCAACCCCGATATTCCCAAATATCAGGGTaggcacgtgttggccgacacccgagagtgacgaagccattttaaaCATGCATGCAAATAAGCGATATAATTAGAAAGAGATACACTAGTACATAATCGTGTTCAGAGTatacaactaatcaagaataAAGTGAAAGAATTATAATAGAAAGGTACGAACCAAGGGGTGGGTCCTATAATGAGGAGACTCGAAGATATTCATGCGGAAGTTCTCTGACGCTGGGATCGTGTAGCTCGATTCTAACTCCTGAGGGAGCGCAAAAAcagaaaaggtgagtggaccataatttatattaatatgactaatacgaaaatcattttctttctgaacatactaaccccgtattttgaaaacatatataatactaTATAGTAggctttataaaaaaaatcctagCTTGCCGTGCAAAACATTCGTAAAACATGTATGTAAAACCAATGCTCAGAAATGGTAATATTGTCGCTTGAAGGCAAATCCGTAATCTCATCAATGATgtactcaactaggggtatcatagtcgccAGAAGGCAATACCtatccatcacccgaaggtgaagctgtatgaCACTAGGTTATGCCAATGAAGAAACCAGGGTCCATCatccgaaggtgaagctgtacgactccAGGGTTACGTTGGAGAAGAGGATATATAACATCACACATCGACAGTAACCGCAGGCTAATGAAGCTGGGGGTATCATCATAATCGCCCGAAGGCAATacctgtccatcacccgaaggtgaagctgtacgacatTGGGTTACGCCAGTGAAGAAACCAGGGTCCATCACTCAAAGGTGAAGATGCACGACTCCAGGTTACGTCGGAGAAGAGGATATATAACATCACATTGTGTCCAATGGCCATAGACATCTACATATCCGTGTTGTGTGGATGTGctgtatgataacccactagataagTACCTCAAACATCTCATATCAAATCCGAAGCTCAAAGGCTCTAAGCCACATCTCATAAATCCATGGTAAATCATGTTCATGAATCCATAAAATAAATCATATTCGCAAATCTGAAtataaatcatattcaaaatccATAGAAATTTATATACGCAAATCCACTAATTCGTAATCTTTAGTAAAAACGTAatgtcaataaattataaatattcCGTAAACGCAatttaaagaaatcataaattaCTCGTAAAACATATTATAAAACATGctcaaatcatgaaatatgaaatgcatgctaggctaatattttataaaaacatataagttAAGAAGGGATCCACTGACAAATAATTTGTTGCTTGAAAACCGCTCAAACTAGCGAGAATGTTGCCAGCACCACTGATGCACCTAAACACATAAAACTCTATTAAAACGATCGAATTTCAAAAAACGGACGGTGGATTCTGATTCGGCATGTCGAAAAACGTAAGGAGGGACCTCGGGTTCCTTCACGCGCCTAGTTGAGTCGTTGGAAAGTTCGCCAGAAAAATCGCCGGCGCCACCATGGACGGCGACAAAGACGCGTGTGCTCCACGCACCTGCCATGACGCACACCCACGCGCAGGCCCAAGAGGCTAGGTTGGGATTCGAGTTGGATCTGCGTTTGGGCCTGGGTTTTGAGTCATTGGGTTAGTGCTAGGATTACATAGGCCTAAGGTTTTAAGCCGGGTTGTGGGTTATAACTGGTCGCCGGACCCAATGAAGGAGAACACCGGATTTTGCCCGTGAAACTTCCGAGCTCTAATCACGGTCAAAACTTAACCATTTTCAAcgattcaaaagccaaaatgaaGGTAGGGAAATAAGGATTGAGATTATACCTTTGTGGTCCCTCGCCGTGGTTGGAAATCGTCCAAAAAAGGCTCGAAAGCTGCCGGACCTTGCTGGAAAATTTGGAAATGTTTCTCATGAGTTATAGTTGCGATCCAATAGCACctaaacaacttaaaaaaaacatcCTAAACATACTCTAATACAAACTTTAGGAAGTTTGGGAGAGTTTCTGAAGCTCACTGTCGTTGGAGACGGCGATGACTCGCCGAAGAAACCTTTGAACAGTGATACTGCCACTGTGAAGAGATAGAGACATCATCCAAACTTGGTATTTCGAGAGTCTGACATCGATTTGTTGGGGGAAAGGTTGGTAAAAATGGTGGTCCGTAGGGTGGCTCGCCGAAGGAAGGATGTGGTGTGTGGGCGTGTTCGGAGAGAAAGGTTGCAGAgatgagggagaaagagaaggaaaggtAGCTGGGATGAGAGATAAGAGCTGAAGGTGAGAAAATGTGTGTCACgggaaagaagaagagggagaaagagtTAAAGAGAGAtagttctagagagagaaagaagtaaCTGAAGAGGGAAAATGGGCACCCCATAAATGGGAAGGAAATCTACCACGTGTCACTCTAGGAGTGGCCCAAGGTGGAGAATATCTCAACttgtaaaattaccaaaatgtcTTATTGTTCCAATTCTTGTAAATTCTTCGTTTTAGctccaaattcaatttcatttGCGCCCACGCATTCGCAGCGACAAGTACTTCAAGGATATGCCAAGAAAAAGAATCTTACatgtcacagcaatgtagtcaacaaaagtcaacgtttttacctcgaagggcattttcgtaaattaacacttcaaaattccACTCATTTGGGCAACTCTAAAAGGGAAACCTTGATTGCAATGAGAAGATTTTTTTGATTAAGTTGTACGCATTTTTGCTGCTTGCTTATCATAATGATCCACAAATTCAATGTCTCATTGTCTTGGTAGAAATTTGGTGGAAAATGTTATTTGTGGTCTTTGTGAAGATTGTATCCGACATGTGAAAGTATCGTGGCTAAATGCAGAACACCATTTGGCACGAAGGGCATACAATGTTTTCATCTGTCAGCAACTTATAAGGTTGAATTCTGCAACTACCTCATCCCAAATCGGTTGGAATTCCAATTCTATTTGACAATATTTAAGCCATATATTGAACACGTCTAAAATAAGACTTAACATATTTTTTTTGCACAATTCTAAGATATGTGCCATGTCAAAAAAAACTTTTTCTATGCCCTTTGCCATTTCTTGACACTGATCAATAAATATTGTCTTTGGCTTCTGACCTCCTATTGATTCTAAAAAGGTATCAAATAACCAACTACACGTTTTTGTTTTCTCATCCAATAAAAAAGCATAACTGAACAATACGTTTTTTTTGGTACGATAGGTAGTATCAAATGCTACAACATCACCTAGCATTCATAGCCAAGTCGCAACCTTCCATCTCTTAAAAAACAATTTGTCATTCGATTTTCTCGATCCACTTGTTAGTGTAAAAGAACCTAGGATCTTCTTGTTGCTTGTGTTTGAAAAGGTTGATCAAACTTTGAGCATCCCCCGCTTCAAACACGcccattttttccttattcccAATATTGTAGCAATCTCTTTGTGTAAAACCTACATTCTGAGACGTTTCTTCTGTtgaaggttctaaaagatgctagGCTTTAGTCGGGCGGCgagctggggcctagcgccttgGCAGCTAGGCAGGATTTAGGTGGATTTAACTAAATCcattatatttcatgtaaataagtgtatgtttatacttaatatatatatatatatatatataatttcatcgtAAACTACAAagtagaatgacatatatattatgaagtattggaacataatgaaaacatggggaacaagcaaTAATGTGTGCTTATTTAAGTATTcgacaagtctcttacaatttattgaaaaaaaataaaatgcataatgaaagttatctattttctggcTAAGTGAGTTTCAACCTAGGCGCGTTTGGGCAGGCTGGGCAGGTGCTTAGGTGGTCTAGGCGGGCGCTTCAGCAGGTCTAtgcgtcatttcttaattttcaagcGCTTATGCGTTAATCGGGGCGGTGACCAgtcgcctagcgcctaggttgGGCCTAGCGgtgctaggcggggatttttagaacactgcttCTGCTAAATAAGAATATGTATTTGTAGTCCTTATTCCTGCAATTGCAATTAGATTCAAGCAAAAAAATTCCAGTACCTGTAGCTTGAGATTTCTAGGTTTTGCAATTTGTGGGTTTTAGTTTTAGGATAAGATTCAAGTAAACAGGGAGGGGCGAAGGTTTTTAGTTTTGGCGAAATAGGAGAGTGGGATATGAGGAATTAGTTTTGGTGGAAAATGAGGAGGAAGAGAGGCAGgcatcaattttggttttggcagAGACCTAACGGAGTTAGAATCATGTAAAACCCTGCCATCAATTTTAATCTATTAATTAATTTACCACATGTCATGCATTTATTGGTGGGTACTACCAGTTGTCAGTTCTAGGTGGTAATACTGTACTGTCATGCCTCGATCCCAAGATATGCTCGGAATCGACGCGTGACGGAAGGATAGTAGCGGTTCAATATAGAATACATAGAGTCACTGAGACTCATACATATGATATACATTAGAGCTTTAGTGGAATAACTTACAACAAAGGATGGCAATACATATTCTCAAGTGCACTGTCCTTACAGCTACACCACCTGAAATCTTCTCCTCTAACCGCTACCAGTTATTCTGCAAAATAACCCTACATCGTGGGAATGGCGTACCAGGCAAAGCCAAACCCGGATAATCTACGAAGCTcatgtgagtgacaataataccaTTGATGTGAATATAAATAACATCAAATGATTAAATGTCAAAGTAGTGCTACGTCCACACATGACACTTCCTCCTATATACCGTATCAACTGTCAATGTGATCACCATCACTATTATTCTGTCATTCTCTTCGGATTGTGACTCACCACTCACCTTTCATCATTTTCGAATAATCAAAAAGGTCTAATTGTCTCATATTTATTAATATAACCACCATACGCCTCATTATTACGTATAGGAATGGTTATTCGATATCGAATCTCACCACACGTCTATCAAGATAACATCTAGTCATCACATAACTCGAAGTTGTGTAGGAATGAGACCACATTAATAATACTATCACGTGTAGGAATGAGATTGGAATCTTTTTCATCGTTAAGTCTTTTCACTACGAGTAGGAATGAGTCACATCTGGATCTGATCTCTTTTAGCCAACACCATCATGTAAACTATTTCATTCAATTGTCACTTTCTAAATTGAGCCACACATGCCTTCAATCTCATCTTTCATGTATGTAATAAAAATTAATCTAGGGCTATAGAGAGACACAATTCGGCCAAACCCTACAATAAGTAACTGATCAGGATGTCGTCCCTcattgcggattaaccaagtagaACCACTCCTGAGAACACCATGTAGGTAGTGACCCCTCATAACGGATTAATCAAGCAGAGTCACTCTTATGGATACTAATAAGTAATGAACAcctatcgcggattaaccaagcaggatcaCCCTGAATTATGTATGTATGGTCATACCAAAGTAATAAGGATTGCCTATCGagaattaaccaagcatgatcccATAGTATGGTCTGCcattgcggattaaccaagcaggaccatccatgtaccactactACATGGTGCAGATTCCAATATATCCCACATTACCCCATGTACTGCGTTAGCGGTCCTCTACTAGCCCTCACATATCATAATCTTTTCAAGCATAGCATATACATATTTTCGATAGCACCATCAAGTAAACATAGCATAGTAGCACACATTTCCAAATAATCATTTGGAAATCCATGTCATATCCACATAGTGTATAACaatgaatttcatgggtaataacCATATAACATAATATTAATATCACTCACCTGGGTTATTTGCACTTTCGAATTCACCAACTCCGCTCCAAGGGACCTAATACAACACACAAATCCCACTTAGGAAACTTAATAAGATCGTCATGTAAAATGAGGCCAAGTGCCACTTGCACGTA
This window of the Malus domestica chromosome 03, GDT2T_hap1 genome carries:
- the LOC103441354 gene encoding protein ADP-ribosyltransferase PARP3; the encoded protein is MKVHETRSHSHGNAEEDKVTTRKQKAENKAHEAEQSPKKAKSEGDNANGKSAENVVAEYEKLCTAVKDNLSTEQMREILEANGQDSSGSDSTILRKCQDLLFYGPLDKCPACNGDLEFRVIRYFCTGSYSEWATCTFNTKNPPRKQEPIKLPDSVLNSPASDLLKNYEDPSRRPHKDLSIPVKPFTGILISLMGRLSASHQYWRKEIEKHGGKLANHVIGATCLIASPAERDRGGTGKLAEAMERGIPVVSEAWLKDSIEKQEPQPLEAYDIVSDLAPDGRGVPWDKMDPSEEALESLLTELKMYGKRSVHKDSKLRERDGKIFERDSILYNCAFSRCDLGRKLNDYSIMQLITVPESNLHLYYKKGKVGDDPNAEERLEEWDNVDNAVKEFVRLFEEATGNEFEPWEREKKIQKKPLKFYPIDMDDGVDVRHGGLGLRQLGVAATHCKLEPMVANFMMVLCSQEIYKYALMEMGYDAPELPMGMLSVVHLKLCEEVLQKFVETLKSMKDAGPKAEAVWSDFSQRWFTLMHSTRPFIFKDYQELADNAAAALETIRDITMASHLIGDMGESTLDDPLSERYNKLGCSISPLDKESDDYKMILKYLEKTYEPVKVGDVEYGVSVDNIFLIESSACQSLDEIKKLPNKVLLWCGTRSSNMLRHLHKGFLPAICSLPVPGYMFGRAIVCFDAAAEAARYGFTAVDRPEGFLVLAVASQGDKITEVKTAPEDTKSLEEKKVGVKGLGRKKTDESEHFVWQDDIKVPCGRLVPSDDKDSVLEYNEYAIYDPTQVSVRFLVAVKYEEKESVMEPMKPEE